CCTTTTTTGGGGGATGGAATGGaacaaatatgtatgtattttttttaaaatctgctaaTGATGGTTTTGTTCTAAACCAGCTGTTTTTAACCTATTTCTTTGTCAATTAGATGCATCAGTAATTAATTTACACCTCAATTAATTTACTAAAAGTGAAGCAGCGTTCGAGCCCACTGCAATGTGTTATCCACATTATTGGTAATTCTAGCCAGCTATATATTAacaattcagggatggaaataagactcctgatgcatagcagtttgacacattccaggttttgctacaagcttgattagccacagtgtctaggtaacaagctcaagtgtgtcgtTATTAAACTTATAGCAAAgccaggaatggatgaaactgctgtgcaatgggagtctttgttGTATCCCTGCAGTAACTGTTTTCCACGTGTGCTTGCTTTTCAGGATGAGCTCAAAAGGAGGTCCATGTCTATTGATGACACCCCGCGCGGGAGCTGGGCCTGCAGTATCTTTGATCTTAAGAACTCGCTCCACGACCCGCTGCTTCCCAACCTGCTGGACCGAGTGCTGAACGAGGAGATCGATCGCCAGAACGAGGAGCAGAGAAAATCAAACCGGCACAGAGAACTGTTCGCTCTTCACCCGGCTCTGGAGGAGGTACTGTCTGGAGAAGAGAAACCAACGCTAGCTTTTCCCTGACTGCCCAGCAAAACGAGTTTTCTTCCCCTGTGCTTTTATGTGAACGAATGTAATCTTAAGAGATGTGAGGGGAGCGACAACACCGAAGATTAAAGGCTATGAAACGTGTGCTAGCGAGGAGTGCGGTACAGGGGGGGGGACTTCTGTCTCGGAAAAGTGATTGCATTCGCCATTCGATTTACAGTCAAAGAAACATGAAACGGGCTTCACCTggagcttgttttgtttttatagggTGTGATGGAAATACCCAGCAATAAAAACCTATGAAGATTTGCTTAATCGATGCCTTCAGTGGTATCGTTGAACTTCACCAAATTCtgtagtgtgcacatgtattagaacaccccattgcttctgtagttttgattggttgtgcatatgaaatcaagtTGAAGCAcaaagtgcctattgtttctatatcactcaTTACTGACTgtaaattgaaattctcacaccctgaggttttcatgcaggttggTATATAAAGGGTAtaaacacgtgtgtgtgtgcgtgcgtgcatgatgtatgtatgcatgcatgtaattCTAACGTTATGATTTCATTTAAGGACGAGCCTATCGAGCGACACAGCATTCCCGACGTCCCTAAAGAGCACTTTGGACAGAGGCTGCTTGTAAAATGTTTATCGTTAAAGTAAGtgcaaagtatattttaaagtaaagagtcttgtttaaaatgaattaatataAAGACATAAATAAATCACGTTAATTATTTACTTTTACCTTGAAGGTTTGAAATAGAAATTGAGCCGATTTTCGCAAGCTTGGCCTTATATGAtgtcaaagaaaagaaaaaggtatgTTGATGTACCAAGAAACAAATCCAATAACTTTTCCCACCTCTTATATATTAGTTGAATTTGTTTTGTAATACATTGTGCACACCAGACAGAGGAGCTGTTTTTTCCCATCGAACCATTCTTAACCCCGCATTGCCCAGAAAGTTTTATGGCACAACACTACATAAGAGCCGGCATGTTTTTAGTGTGTGTAAAAATGATTGTCAGCACCTGCCACTAGAGGGCATTATTGTGTTTATAACTCTGTGTTGGTGCCCTTCTTTGTATCCcactcaatattttatttttcagatttcGGAAAATTTCTTCTTTGACTTGAACTCTGAACAGATGAAGTCGATGCTGCGCCCACATGTTCAGTCTGCTGCGATTTCTACCCTGGCCAGATCGGCCATCTTCTCCATTACGTACCCCTCCCAAGACGTCTTCCTGGTCATAAAGGTGAGACAGGCTGGATAGCACACGTCACTCAGCTTTTAAAAGACTCTTTAGAGTTAAGCTGCATTCCACCTACAGTATAGCTGCCGATATGCaggtacagggatggaaataagactccagttgcatagcagattcacctaatccaggttttattacaagcttgattagctacagtgtgcCTTAATAAACTCATTgtgaaaccagaaatggatcaaactgctatgcaacgggagtcttatttcaaacCCTGTACCAGCTTTGACAGCTTTTTACTATTTTCTATGAGTCTTGATTTATTTTGAAGGCTGCTctgaatctcatttctgatgtacTTACCGGTATGTGGTGATCGCTGTGTAAGATAATCTGTATGAAATGTTCTCTCAGCTGGAGAAGGTGCTACAGCAAGGCGATGTCGGAGAGTGTGCGGAGCCTTACATGGTCTTCAAGGAGTCGGACACTGCCAAGGTGAGAGGAAACCTGGGAGAGGGTTCTtttcagggctggaaataagactcccattgcagagcagttcaGTCCATTCCATGCTTTACTGTGGGGATATTTGTACACACTGGAGCTTGTAACCTAAACACTGCTGTGTCTAATATCAAAGTAAAGTCTGGAacgggtcaaactgctatgcagtaggagtcttattttcctCCCTGTAAATTGTTAAATGATTATATGGACTTATCCATTGTATCAAGACTGCTTttgaaaacaacacaaacaaagagctctgtactgtattgctgTGACTCCCAGTTCAttgctgtgtttggtgttgtaTGGTAGagctctgtattgtattgctgTGACTCCCAGTTCAttgctgtgtttggtgttgagtggtagagctctgtactgtattgctgTGACTCCCAGTTCAttgctgtgtttggtgttgtatggtagagctctgtactgtattgctgTGACTCCCAGTTCAttgctgtgtttggtgttgtatggtagagctctgtactgtattgctgTGACTCCCAGTTCAttgctgtgtttggtgttgtatggcagagctctgtactgtattgctgTGACTCCCAGTTCAttgctgtgtttggtgttgtatggcagagctctgtactgtattgctgTGACTCCCAGTTCAttgctgtgtttggtgttgtatggcagagctctgtactgtattgctgTGACTCCCAGTTCAttgctgtgtttggtgttgtatggtagagctctgtactgtattgctgTGACTCCCAGTTCAttgctgtgtttggtgttgtatggtagagctctgtactgtattgctgTGACTCCCAGTTCAttgctgtgtttggtgttgtatggtagagctctgtactgtattgctgTGACTCCCAGTTCAttgctgtgtttggtgttgtatggcagagctctgtactgtattgctgTGACTCCCAGTTCAttgctgtgtttggtgttgtaTGGTAAAGAACAAGGAGAAGCTGGAGAAGCTGAGGGCCCAGTCGGAGCAGTTTTGCCAGAGGCTGGGCCGGTACCGAATGCCCTTTGCCTGGACAGCGATCCATCTGATGAACATTGTCAACAGCGCTGGGAGCCTGGAGAGAGACACCAACGAACTGGAAATCGGGGTGCCGGGTAAGAAAGCTGCAATATGCAGAAacgctttaaaataatggctgcaattTCATGATGAATTCCGACTGAATAACACCTGAAGATCGTATTCACTTCCTCAgagttaattcatgtggatttaatgtTAGCCGTGTTCATTCCATGTTCTTTTGTAACAAACAATGCTGATCACATGTGTAAGGCATGTATTCATGCAAGAATTAACACTGCTCGCAATCCCCTGGTGAGCGAGCAAGAGGGAATTAATtgggagtggatcaaactgctatgcgatgggagtcttattggaatgcagggatggaaataagaaatGTAACTGTCTAACTTCAAAACAGTCAATCAAGGTAAAAATGATAAGACATGAAGTCCATACGTAGGCTCTGTACTGAGGAACCTTatcgtttgtctgcttgacttttacataataataaatgttctgaGCTTGAACTACTGTATCGAAGTGCCCTTTATATCACCCCACAAGGGATAGGTAGTGGAGGCGTCCTGCTGTACATTGAAAGCGCTGTGCAGTGGTAATGAAACTGTAATTCTCGAGACTGGGATGCGCATGTTGAGACGGGCTGTATTTGCACCTGTGATGTGTTGCAATGGGAAATTCCTTTTCACAAATGCCACTGCTTGATTCCTTGTGCAGAGCGTAAAGGGTCGTGGTCCGAGAGAAGGAATTCCAGCATCGTGGGTCGACGGTCTCTTGAGAGAACCACAAGCGGGGACGAGACTTGCAACCTCACCAACTTCAGACCAGCCACTCTGACTGTGACCAACTTCTTTAAGCAGGTGCGCGAGGCAGGGCAAGAATACCTGGCACTCCACTAGCGTTAGTCATTTTCATACAGGGAGATATTTTAGTGCTTTGAAATAGAGACACAGAGGAAATCGGAGCGTGCGTTCTGTAGATACTGCTGTTACTGCCCTTTGTTTTATACAGTTTGTAATGAAGGTGTGATGGTATTAATGGTGAGTAAATGTGCTGCTTTCTGAGCTGTTCTTGTTTTCAGGAAGGAGATCGTCTGAGTGACGAGGATCTGTATAAGTTTCTTGCTGACATGAGAAGGCCTTCTTCAGTTTTAAGGAGGCTTCGACCTATTACAGGTAAAAGCAACCACTCCAAATGGCTTTTTACCCAGTTAGAATGCAGTCCCCACGGCACATTGTTAAGGGAAagctttctgtgttttttttttttttttttttactaacttgCAGTTTTATTATATTcttatgtcatttttttatgttcaccAAAATTAAATATGaaccatctttctttctttccttctttctttctttctttctctctctttcagcTCAGTTAAAGATCGACATCTCACCAGCACCAGAAAATCCACACTACTGTCTAACCCCTGAGCTGCTGCAGGTTAAACCCTACCCTGACAGCAGAGTCAGACCCACCAGAGAAATACTAGAATTTCCAGCAAAGGACGTGTACGTCCCGAACACAACTTGCAGGTACCGTCCCCTTATTGCACTTCAGTACAGCATTACCAGGCAGGGCCCTCATGGGCACGTGACACACACAATAAATCATGTGTAAAGTATTGGAATCGAACCACTTCTCATGGTGATTTTGCAATCTGGACGTGGTTTTGAAAGGGCAGAGCAGCGTTCCTTATCTCAAAGATATGTTGACATTGTTGATATGTGCAAGGTCATGTTGACATGGCGTGATGTTTAGGGGCGAGCTTGTCCCTTTCTCAAATAGATGTGCTTTAtttccatctctctctttgtAGAGAAGCTATACCACCTGTTGGAGTTGTTTGAATGTTCCTGAGGGGTTTCCCCGGGTATCCACGGCacagttaactcttgctgtacAGGATGTATAGCTTTGCCGTTCTGCAGTCGCACTCAACAATGACATTCTACTGCAGCAGAGACTTGTGTTACAGTTATACACTAGGGGTAGTGTTTGTAAAATGCAAGTTTTGTATTGCTGGATTTATGTATAATGGAAATAGGTCAGCTCGTGTGGCCTTCTTCAGaagagctgttttgtttttttcgccTTCATTCTTCAGTATAGTGATTTCCAGCACACAACACAGGTGTTTTTGGTTCATAAATATGCTTTAATGTAGAAAAGCAAACTCTTGTAAACACGCCAGTtacagtattttgtaacaaatatgtacagtactttatTGTATGTGGAAAATATTAAAGTTAGTCAATATGACTCAGTAATACAATGTCAGTGGTTGTGAATATGACTCAGTAATACAATGTCAGTGGTTGTGAATATGACTCAGTAATACAATGTTAGTGGTTGTGAATATGACTCAGTAATACAATGTCAGTGGTTGTGAATATGACTCAGTAATACAATGTCAGTGGTTGTGAATATGACTCAGTAATACAATGTTAGTGGTTGTGAATATGACTCAGTAATACAATGTTAGTGGTTGTGCTCTACAGGTTAAGGTGGCATGCATTCGGTGATATACTATATATTTTCATATTCTTCTTTTTGCaaattgttgtatttaaataGATAAAATCAATCAAGTGTTTTTAAATATTCTAGTAGAACATTTTACCTGTGAGGTTAGATAGTTTATAAAGACGGTTTTGTCCAGAACATATACTGGTAATTGGTAGTTTGGTTGCATAGATATTGTCTGGTAAATGAAATGTAGTTTAGGTTAAGTCAATGTTTGTTTATATACTATGCCTACATTTGTACCTACAAATACCTAAACAAGGCACAGTCAGTTCTCTTGTACAAAACACTTACCTGTGAGTAATTGTacatgtatagtgtgtgtgtgtgtgatattcattacagtcaaatgtaaaacaaaatattattttaaacataaactacaaaagaaaagatCTTAGATTTGTACTTTTCAGGCAATGTTGCTTTCATTTTGCAGAGGCCTTCGGtttaaaatgttgaaaagttTGCAGTATTAGACAAAGCCTCTGCTACCCCAGCACCCTCAAAGTGTTCATTAATGACGTATCTATTCAACTGTTAGCTCATGCAAACTCAGTAATCATTTTCAATGCACCATATAAATACAGAGGCACAACTCCTAATCAAAGCTTTCCTGGTCTCTGGGGCGGATTTTGATTTTGGTGGACATGAGAGAGTAGGAGCTTCCTTTGCCTGGCTTCCAGTAGATCCCTCTCCTCCTGTCTAAGCGCCCCTTGGAGCGCGCACGGATGTACCTGCCGTTCAGATTGGTGTCTCCGCACGCGTTAAACCACCATCCACCTGccaggagggagagggagagggagaggcatgAGGGGAGAGGCATGAGGGAGAGgcatgagggggagggggggaggggcatGAGGGGAGAGGCATGAGGGTGAGGGAGAGGCATGAGGGGGAGGGGCAGGGGCATGAGGGTTAGTTGGTATAGCTTAGGCAAGCTGCTTGGTTATCATTCTTTACAGAAGAAAAACGAGTAAAACTCAGTGGAGAAGCAAGATAAAGTTGTTCTTGTATTGCAAAActagccaaaaaataaataaatcaaatagctATAAACTGGAAATAGTAAGACAACATTTCCCATAGGAAAAACATAGAAAAGCTATGGTGAAAGCATTGGTAAGAATAGTGAGGTTTGTTAAACCGTGGGGAAAGCATGGAGGGAAGTGCATTTCTACTGTGCTAAACTCTTGTAAGGGTGGTACCTGAGTAGTTCTCGGCGCAGTTGGAGTCCTCCTTGTTGTCGTTGTCTCTGTCCTTGGTGGAGAACCTCATCCCGGTGTGGTTGCTCATTGAGTCGGGGAGCTCCCCTGCGACCTGGCTCAGGTGGAGGGTGTAGTCCTGCTCCCTGCCTTCCAGAGTGAACGTGTACTCCATGAAGCGCTGCTCTTTCTTCCAGTCTGCCAGGTCAATGTGGAGAATGAAGGGCCTTTGCTGGGAGATTGAATAGATCTTCTCCAAGCCTAGCCAGAATTCtcctgcaaaacacacacaacttTATATCTGTAGttgcacaatgttttttttcaaaccttCCCCATCCTTTTTGCCACATTTTGTTTACCTAGAAGCATTAAAGCAGCGATGATTTTGGCAGTTTCTCAATTGCAGCACAATCATAATTTCTGGCAGCTTTTTAACTCCGGCTTGCAAAGGCTCTCTCAGCTGTTTCCTGCTCAGCAGCTGTACAGTTCAGTAACTACTTCCAATGGGAAGTATTTGAAAAGAGATTAGACTGTAGATCGACGGGGCTGCACTGTAATGAATACATTGAAGCAGCACAGTAAATACATGTAAAGGGCAGCTTGTTTTGATTGCTTCAGCGTTTTCACAGGGGTCACTCTCTTAACCCCGTCATGCCCAGACCTTTTTTAATAGAGGAAGCTACTTTATGTACCTAGATTctatttcttgtacaaaacacaataaaaaaaaatgtcctgtccGACAACACATAATGTCCTACATAGGAAAGATTCTGGCTTgcgaggctggatttaaaaaatatgcgGGATGGCTAATGGAGCACATGTGATACAGGAATGGGCATCATCTCAAGAGTCGGCACTGGGAGTCTGATATATTCTATATCTATAGATaatcatttactgtacatttttaaagggGGTCGGTTTTGGACACATACATTGCATTGCGCTGCATAGGGATTTTCTAGTGTTTGACGGTTATAGGATTATTAATAACAACTTACTTTCAAGATCTCCAAATCCATGTTCATATTTCTCCCAAGGCTGGTCGAAGTCCACTGATCCATCGGTTCTGTGCTGGATAACTGTCCAGCCAGCTTCTGTGAAGACAGTTTTTTTAGGACATGAGTTGTAGTTGAAACATTTTCCTTTCTAACTGTGTGCCTCTAGAGTTTATCCTGCCCTACATTACTCCAGCCCCAATGCAAACGCCAGGACGATTTGGAACTGGATCACACTTATGTACTAGTATTTTTTAAGACTTTTCTTTTTCTAGCTTCACTGGTAAATGTTCAGTGAACCGCAGATGCAATGCTTACCTTCTGTCATTTCGCAGTACACGTTGAATGGCTCCGACTGATTTGGTTTGATTGGATAAACGCCACTGGTCTTTACTCCTCTGTTGTAAATGTCACTGCAGTCAGCAGGGAGGCCTGTGGGAAAACCAAGTTCCTCTGTAACTACTGTGTCCTGGATAGCAAGTGTCCGTTCATAAAAGAAGTGTCATTTTCTAAGACCACTTGTCAAGTTTCAAACAGTCATGCAATCCTGCTCCACTCACCAGTGTTTTCTGAGGTTTTATTGGTTGTGTTGTTTGGCAGGTACTGCATCGTTCTGGGCTCGTCCCCCTGCTTGGAGGAAAACGACTTTTCTGCATTCTCGTAGAGGACACCAGAGCCGAGCTGGAATTAGAAAGAGCATGCGGTGATGCAGTATTTAAACTGTGCTTTCGTTACAATGCGGAAAATATCATTTCATTGAGCACATTGATCAAACTTACAAACCTTGGTCCATCATTGATTTGCTAGCGGTGGATAGATTTTGAAATGGGGAAACGGGGGTTTTatcagtaaaacaataaaaataaaaaccttttcttCCAGGTCTTTGATTTGGTTCTTCTGATGGTCCAGCTGGTTGTGTTGTTCACCTACAACTTTGAGAAGGTCTTGGATATTTTTGTTTTGACTATCAATGACGTtctagaaagaaaagaaagaagtaATTCAATGAAATTAGGTTTTAGGGATGCAGGTAGGGAAGCCcttgattttaataaataaacaagacgGGCGTTGTTGAACAGGCTCTTGCTGTGTTGAAGCATGATTGCAAACGTTCATGTTGCAGCTTCTAACTGTTCAGCACCACGCATTTCTGTTACTAAGCACGTACACTGAAACATACCACGTTGTTTACGAATCCACAAACTACTGTCTAACtagctttttttaaatccatgaaTTTGGTCTTGTTTATGAATACGGAGACTGGTGTAAATCACCGTCTTGTAGCTGTGCAGTGTGCGCGCTTCTGTAAGAACAGAAACACGTGGCTTTGTAATGCTCTTACCTTGAGAGATGACATCTCTTTTAGCTCGGATGCTTGAGGCAGGCTGTGGGTGAGCCCGTTCAGTTTTTCCTCCAGTCCCCCCAGCTTGGTTTCCAGATGGCCGCGGTCGTTCTGGATCTCGTTTATTTTGGAGTATATTTGCAGCGACATGTTTTTGATCTCTTGGTTGTTGGCCTGCAGGATCGTAGTGGTTCTCTTGAGCTGTTCTTCCTCCACTTTGATTTCGTTGGTCTGGAGGGAGAGGTCGTAAAAGGACCTGTCGAAGATGTTGAGCTTGTTGAAGATCTCGTTGATCTGGCCCTTGGTCTTGTGAACAAAGTCTTTGAGCCCGTGCCCCAGCTGGAGCAGGCCGTTGGCTAAGATTCTGACGTCGTCCAGCATGGCAAACCTGGATCTCATTTCGGTAGGTGTGTGGCTGAACTTGAAGGCATCTTCATTCTCCGCTTTGCTGGAAAATGTGCaggaaaagaataaaaacaacagAAGATAATGGGACTTCATCTTTACAACACCCCTGCAGCGATGGTAATGACCTGCAGACTGCCTCCCTGGAACAAGGATGCCTGTCCTCCCAAAAGCCCTCCTATATATACTGCAGAGTAGCTGTTCCTAGTGCACGGAGGAGTTGATCATTAAACAAGTTCGACTTGAACTAACATGCCCCTGAAATCTCATAGGAGTAGCCAGTAGAGTAAACAAAGCACACAACTGGACAAATACAATGGAGCGCTTGGGGGAGAGCCAGTAGGGGTCACATGTTTCTTTCCTCTCTTAAATTAGTTGTGTCTAAGTTGAAAATTGAGTTCTCTTATAGTACAGGGTAGTGATTCATCAAGTAAATGACTAGCTCGTCGTTTAtttacagtcattttttttttgttaagaacaCACCTAACATCAGGAGGCTTGTCCCTTTAGCACAGTAATCAGCTCAGTCAGTTTTCATGTTTAACTTTATACCAGTTTCACAATTTGGATTTTATATGTATTTCATTGTCTCATCAGTTGCCAGTCTCTCTGACGCAATGTATACTTTTTGAGTTCATGAGCTATTTTCCTTGTGCGTCTGTAACAGCACCCTCATCTGTAACTTCAAACATCGAcacaggctggtttcacagatcccttTAGCACTAGGCAGGGCTGGTCAGCCCTgttcctggagagccacaatccagcaggttttataggtaacccttaaatcATCAGTTTCTGAAGAATGTAAAAGGTTGATCAATTTAGCAAGTTAATTTGTTCAATTACATCAGTGGTGGTCAGCGGTGGTCAGTTCTGGTCAGCTGCAGTGTGATCAGGTTTCTGTTCCAAAGTATCTCTAAGTTACTTAATTGAGCAAATTACTGCTTAACTCGTCCAAATTAAACTGTTACAAGTGTTTAGAAATGGATGATTAaagttacctataaaacctgctggattgtgacTCTCCTCCAGGACCAGGTCTGGCCACCCCTGCACTAGGCAGTCCAAGACTGGTGCCAATCGAGGTGTGAAACCAGCCTAACAGAAACTAAGTGGTGCATGTAGAGTATATAATAGCAATAAGACAATGTTGTCTCCCATCACATGGCTTTAAGGTGTGAGCCTTATTATTTATGTTTGCATTTGTTCACGTTTTATCGCAGACGTTTTGTAgaaatatatttccttttgtgttTTAAGACAACATCTCCACTCAGCTTAAGTGAAGAAGTGCAGGTACTGTGTCATGTGTTTTGTACGTGGTCATGTAACCTGTAATCAATCATTGGTGGGTTTACCGAAGTCTGAGCCGTGCTGTAGACACAGCAAACACTTTCCTGTCGCCGCAGCAATGTTTATTTAGAGCTGGGGGGGGCTGATCCGATGAAATCGGCATGGTGAAATCAGGTGATGTTCTCATACCTGTCAGAGATGAATTCAAGGTGTTATTGCTGTTACAGCACTCTACCTACCCCCATGTGCCTGCCCCTCGTGTAGCTGATCTGTCTCGGTCCAGTGGGAGGACAGTGATTTACACCTCCTCGCCAGACCCCAGCTACACCCACCTGCTTCCACCTATCACAGCTCTCATAGCTGGTTAGTGGGTCTGTTTGATCCACCTATTCCACACAGGGTAAGCTGCAGCTGGATGGAGCATTCTACAGCATAATCGTGAGATTGATGCAGTCTACTGGAAGGTGGATTCCCCAGTACTGTAAAAGACTAATAAAATCCAGATGGGGCTTCTAGAAGTATGTTGATCAGCTCGACCCCAAAGCAAAGTGATAACTTTACACGACAAGCAAC
The Acipenser ruthenus chromosome 10, fAciRut3.2 maternal haplotype, whole genome shotgun sequence DNA segment above includes these coding regions:
- the angptl3 gene encoding angiopoietin-related protein 3 isoform X1, translated to MKSHYLLLFLFFSCTFSSKAENEDAFKFSHTPTEMRSRFAMLDDVRILANGLLQLGHGLKDFVHKTKGQINEIFNKLNIFDRSFYDLSLQTNEIKVEEEQLKRTTTILQANNQEIKNMSLQIYSKINEIQNDRGHLETKLGGLEEKLNGLTHSLPQASELKEMSSLKNVIDSQNKNIQDLLKVVGEQHNQLDHQKNQIKDLEEKLGSGVLYENAEKSFSSKQGDEPRTMQYLPNNTTNKTSENTGLPADCSDIYNRGVKTSGVYPIKPNQSEPFNVYCEMTEEAGWTVIQHRTDGSVDFDQPWEKYEHGFGDLEREFWLGLEKIYSISQQRPFILHIDLADWKKEQRFMEYTFTLEGREQDYTLHLSQVAGELPDSMSNHTGMRFSTKDRDNDNKEDSNCAENYSGGWWFNACGDTNLNGRYIRARSKGRLDRRRGIYWKPGKGSSYSLMSTKIKIRPRDQESFD
- the angptl3 gene encoding angiopoietin-related protein 3 isoform X2 — translated: MKSHYLLLFLFFSCTFSSKAENEDAFKFSHTPTEMRSRFAMLDDVRILANGLLQLGHGLKDFVHKTKGQINEIFNKLNIFDRSFYDLSLQTNEIKVEEEQLKRTTTILQANNQEIKNMSLQIYSKINEIQNDRGHLETKLGGLEEKLNGLTHSLPQASELKEMSSLKNVIDSQNKNIQDLLKVVGEQHNQLDHQKNQIKDLEEKLGSGVLYENAEKSFSSKQGDEPRTMQYLPNNTTNKTSENTGLPADCSDIYNRGVKTSGVYPIKPNQSEPFNVYCEMTEAGWTVIQHRTDGSVDFDQPWEKYEHGFGDLEREFWLGLEKIYSISQQRPFILHIDLADWKKEQRFMEYTFTLEGREQDYTLHLSQVAGELPDSMSNHTGMRFSTKDRDNDNKEDSNCAENYSGGWWFNACGDTNLNGRYIRARSKGRLDRRRGIYWKPGKGSSYSLMSTKIKIRPRDQESFD